A part of Periophthalmus magnuspinnatus isolate fPerMag1 chromosome 19, fPerMag1.2.pri, whole genome shotgun sequence genomic DNA contains:
- the asb12a gene encoding ankyrin repeat and SOCS box protein 12a, protein MFHLRTREEDKHCNEISTLRQAAFQDNAQLLDAMLCQEIYRKVINCRGGWGVSATPLHAAASKGHLNCVRVLLTHGAQVDSLDVKAQTPLFTAARGKHLHCLLALLHAGANPNGSAHNLSSPVLTAAREGDIDVLRILLKYGAEVNDRSKVVILSSMVKVSSGPLYLAAVYGHIDCFRLLLLYGADPDYNCIDALVLGLMKQPKTVLEMCLRHGCGVEYIQLLIDFGANVYLPTLIIEKSTKQNEAVELLLRERGTPKTLTSQCRLVLRRYLHKINRIHCIDQLDMPTSLIHYLQHKPSPFSVL, encoded by the exons ATGTTCCACTTAAGAACCCGAGAAGAGGACAAGCACTGCAACGAGATCTCCACGCTCCGACAGGCAGCTTTTCAAGACAATGCGCAGCTCCTGGATGCCATGCTGTGCCAGGAAATCTACCGGAAGGTCATCAACTGCAGGGGGGGCTGGGGGGTGTCGGCCACGCCCCTCCATGCTGCTGCCTCCAAGGGCCACTTAAACTGCGTGCGTGTCCTGCTAACACATGGTGCGCAGGTAGACAGCCTGGATGTCAAAGCTCAGACCCCCCTGTTCACAGCTGCCCGTGGGAAGCATCTCCACTGCCTCTTAGCCTTGCTCCATGCTGGGGCTAATCCGAACGGGAGCGCCCATAACCTCTCCTCCCCGGTGCTCACGGCGGCACGGGAAGGTGACATAGATGTACTACGAATCTTGCTAAAATACGGTGCAGAGGTGAATGATCGATCCAAAGTGGTGATTTTAAGTTCGATGGTGAAAGTTTCGAGTGGACCACTGTATCTCGCAGCAGTGTACGGGCACATAGACTGCTTCCGGTTGTTGTTACTGTACGGAGCGGATCCAGATTATAACTGCATAGACGCGCTGGTGTTGGGTCTGATGAAGCAGCCCAAGACGGTGCTGGAGATGTGCTTGCGTCACGGGTGCGGGGTGGAGTACATTCAGCTGCTTATAGACTTCGGAGCGAACGTGTACCTGCCCACGCTGATCATCGAGAAGTCCACCAAACAGAATGAAGCTGTGGAACTGCTGCTAAGAGAGAGAG gaaCTCCCAAAACTCTGACCTCACAGTGCAGACTCGTCCTCCGTAGATACCTCCATAAAATCAACAGGATCCATTGCATCGACCAGCTGGACATGCCCACCAGCCTCATCCACTATCTCCAACACAAGCCATCACCATTTTCTGTGCTTTGA